Proteins from a genomic interval of Asterias rubens chromosome 16, eAstRub1.3, whole genome shotgun sequence:
- the LOC117301069 gene encoding uncharacterized protein DKFZp434B061-like: MSYKKSGRTGFVVEGGTYIPPRQPESSGDCGGDITSPPKQSPSQPPQPQPAAGADGSVTVRAGDLTVSPSPPGSPDRRGNAPVRPKNRSVPGRHPKRDELVSGTPLRGPPHRSQASQRGTHSRRGYPSTARCTQGWVQGMHSRRNYLSTAQCTRPPTVHTQVPRCPGMAFYTAALTRQPALSGLGQWRSPKRLATGYRPLGAPSERYVPKGRPLLQGLPAARVFPPRSRPPTLQRSLLWDAPPKRARKPALVAPARAAPPLVAPTVTNVTRAGTRSRGRNFWKLFTPSRPQLRVVARVVDKAPLTWPPNRCPTVSTAMGGLRRANGDSPTRLAVRRIPPRVCHNRPLTHTFRGGWLPPNGDPLREARHASACTRRRPLNPTMGAVMMPVRNPVLR; this comes from the coding sequence ATGAGTTATAAGAAATCGGGGAGGACAGGGTTTGTCGTTGAAGGTGGGACCTACATCCCTCCGAGACAGCCCGAGTCCTCGGGGGATTGCGGCGGTGACATTACGTCGCCGCCAAAGCAATCTCCCAGTCAGCCCCCTCAGCCACAGCCGGCTGCCGGGGCTGACGGATCTGTAACCGTCCGAGCGGGGGACCTTACGGTCTCGCCGTCTCCGCCGGGATCGCCCGACAGAAGGGGAAACGCCCCGGTAAGGCCAAAAAATCGCTCAGTACCGGGGCGACACCCAAAAAGGGACGAGTTGGTAAGCGGGACTCCACTACGGGGCCCGCCCCATCGATCCCAGGCCAGCCAGCGGGGCACGCACAGCCGGAGGGGGTACCCCTCCACGGCTCGGTGCACCCAGGGCTGGGTACAGGGCATGCACAGccggagaaattacctctccacGGCTCAGTGCACCCGGCCCCCCACAGTGCACACGCAAGTACCGCGGTGCCCAGGGATGGCCTTTTATACCGCCGCCCTGACCAGGCAGCCTGCGCTATCGGGCTTGGGGCAATGGCGGTCGCCAAAGAGATTGGCAACGGGGTACAGACCCCTTGGGGCCCCGTCGGAACGCTACGTTCCGAAGGGTCGCCCTCTACTTCAGGGTTTACCCGCTGCTCGGGTATTCCCGCCCCGCAGCCGACCTCCGACACTACAACGGAGTCTGCTCTGGGACGCCCCTCCAAAAAGGGCAAGAAAGCCCGCCCTCGTAGCCCCAGCTCGAGCGGCTCCACCTCTGGTCGCCCCCACCGTGACAAACGTCACAAGGGCGGGGACCCGATCTCGAGGGAGGAATTTTTGGAAGCTTTTCACACCCTCGCGGCCTCAATTAAGGGTCGTCGCGAGGGTGGTGGACAAGGCCCCTCTGACTTGGCCACCGAACCGGTGCCCCACAGTCAGCACGGCCATGGGTGGCTTGCGCCGGGCCAACGGGGACTCCCCCACACGGCTAGCCGTGCGCCGGATTCCCCCCCGGGTTTGCCACAACCGCCCGCTAACCCATACGTTCAGGGGCGGCTGGCTACCACCCAATGGTGACCCCCTCAGGGAGGCCCGCCATGCATCAGCCTGCACCCGTCGGCGGCCTTTGAATCCGACCATGGGCGCCGTGATGATGCCGGTTCGGAATCCCGTTCTTCGATGA
- the LOC117301066 gene encoding uncharacterized protein LOC117301066: MLSRPTPVPSDLAKRRSLEGEINALLLKGAVRIVPRSGTQTGFMSTFFLTPKKEAGVWRPILNLKPLNKFIRPKRFRMETLRTILSSIVPPAWAASIDLKDAYLHVPVRPEHHKFLRSHLSGCVSRPAQGIGPPFGGTPTEPSAVRFSLPPSSGGPSAGLAQTVGPYGQHGGFGGLLQVEDEAHPTSPALLLQAHPSPNPPPGADNALASPPPSLVASRCEHLAGPGLSSAPAVGDHHDRRVTPRLGGNPPPASNRRRVAFRTPIGPHQCPGNVGSLQHTTAFPVGRQGPCGSGEMRQRHSRGLHQSPGGHPVGSPVCTGLGPHPLVHTAGNSTISSVHSGRRERHSRRSLKGLDCPHGVVPSPTGGSVALPLDRPTTRGPVRLPCEPPVADLLRKGPRPQRMEDRRSISRVGRPTGLCIPTHLARLSGSDQDRARGLPGPSHSPVLAPATVVPTTHQVTGPPSGDPTRASGSPVPAQFGDGPFGSGGSSPDVLGAVTRSLRSAGLSQRAATIAAQSRRASTRKVYNSRLRHFFKWCGRESLHPTNTSVGEVGDFLVYLLDSGLTTGTVKNYRSAVAAIHPGFPDGSTVSDNGALSQLIKGMFVTRPPERKLVPSWDLFDVLSTLAGPPYEPMDCSTLLQLSVKLAFLLAVATSRRRSELHALSVETGHIRWEPGGVRLVPTTGFLTKNQSSSFTPPDIFVPDIKSFSSEAKDKLWCPVRALKWYLNRTKSLRTDHKKLFVTTTPPFRPASQCTISRWIVTAIRSVPGGWPATENTVRAHDVRGVSASWAFFKGVPLADITKAACWKCPNTFSDLYLKDVLQTDGRAGREVLKTASQASQKH; this comes from the exons ATGCTCAGCCGGCCGACACCCGTGCCGTCCGACTTGGCAAAGCGCCGCTCCCTCGAGGGGGAAATAAACGCCCTCCTCCTCAAGGGGGCGGTGCGTATCGTCCCCCGTTCTGGGACTCAGACGGGCTTCATGTCAACCTTCTTCTTGACTCCCAAGAAGGAGGCTGGCGTGTGGCGCCCGATTTTGAACTTAAAACCCCTCAACAAGTTCATCCGTCCGAAGCGTTTCCGTATGGAGACGCTCAGGACTATACTGAGTTCCATAGTGCCACCCGCATGGGCGGCGAGTATCGACCTGAAGGACGCATACCTACACGTCCCAGTCAGGCCGGAGCACCACAAATTCCTAC GTTCCCACCTTTCTGGGTGCGTCTCTCGACCTGCGCAGGGGATTGGCCCGCCCTTCGGAGGAACGCCTACTGAACCTTCGGCAGTGCGTTTCTCTCTTCCTCCCAGCAGTGGTGGCCCCAGCGCTGGCCTGGCTCAGACTGTTGGgccttatggccagcatggtggatTTGGTGGACTTCTGCAGGTTGAGGATGAGGCCCATCCAACTTCACCTGCTCTCCTTTTACAGGCCCATCCGTCACCAAATCCACCACCTGGTGCCGACAACGCCCTGGCTAGTCCCCCACCTTCGCTGGTGGCTAGCCGATGCGAACATCTCGCAGGGCCGGGCCTTTCGTCCGCCCCCGCCGTCGGTGACCATCACGACCGACGCGTCACTCCTCGGCTGGGGGGCAACCCTCCACCCGCGTCAAATCGCAGGCGTGTGGCGTTCCGAACACCGATCGGCCCACATCAATGTCCTggaaatgttggcagtctccaacACACTACGGCATTTCCAGTCGGACGTCAGGGACCGTGCGGTTCTGGTGAGATGCGACAACGCCACAGTCGTGGCCTACATCAATCACCAGGGGGGCACCCGGTCGGGTCGCCTGTGTGCACTGGCCTGGGACCTCATCCACTGGTGCACACAGCGGGGAACAGCACTATCAGCAGTGTACATTCCGGGCGTAGAGAACGTCACAGCCGACGCTCTCTCAAGGGGCTGGATTGCCCCCACGGAGTGGTCCCTTCTCCCACAGGTGGCTCGGTCGCTCTTCCACTTGATCGACCGACCACACGTGGACCTGTTCGCCTCCCATGCGAACCACCAGTTGCCGATCTACTGCGCAAGGGGCCCAGACCCCAACGCATGGAAGATCGACGCTCTATCAGTAGAGTGGGACGGCCTACTGGCTTATGCATTCCCACCCATCTCGCTCGTCTCTCGGGTTCTGACCAAGATCGAGCAAGAGGATTGCCGGGTCCTTCTCATAGCCCCGTTCTGGCCCCGGCAACCGTGGTTCCCACGACTCATCAGGTTACTGGTCCACCGTCCGGTGATCCTACCAGGGCGAGCGGATCTCCTGTACCAGCCCAGTTCGGGGATGGCCCATTCGGCTCCGGGGGATCTtcacctgacgtgctgggtgctGTCACGCGATCCCTCCGCTCAGCAGGCCTTTCGCAACGGGCTGCAACAATCGCAGCCCAGTCACGACGGGCTTCCACCAGGAAGGTATACAACAgccgactacgccatttctttaaatggtgtggCCGGGAATCCCTCCATCCTACCAATACTTCTGTAGGGGAGGTGGGGGACTTCCTGGTGTATCTCCTAGATAGCGGCCTGACGACTGGTACGGTCAAAAATTACAGATCAGCCGTCGCCGCGATCCACCCCGGATTCCCAGACGGTTCCACCGTCTCAGACAACGGGGCCCTTAGCCAGTTGATCAAGGGGATGTTTGTCACCCGTCCCCCAGAACGCAAACTCGTCCCGTCTTGGGATCTGTTTGACGTTCTGTCAACCTTGGCAGGGCCTCCTTACGAGCCTATGGATTGCTCCACACTCCTACAGCTCTCAGTCAAGTTGGCGTTTCTCCTGGCCGTCGCTACTTCGCGACGGCGCAGTGAGCTGCACGCCCTGTCGGTAGAGACCGGACATATCCGATGGGAACCAGGCGGAGTCCGCCTGGTCCCCACGACCGGCTTTTTAACAAAGAACCAGTCAAGTTCCTTCACGCCCCCGGACATTTTTGTCCCGGACATCAAGTCCTTTTCATCAGAGGCGAAGGACAAACTGTGGTGCCCCGTCCGGGCACTTAAGTGGTACTTGAATCGTACGAAGTCACTTCGTACGGACCATAAAAAGCTGTTTGTGACGACAACACCGCCCTTTCGGCCGGCGTCACAGTGCACCATCTCACGATGGATCGTGACTGCCATCCGCTCCGTGCCGGGCGGCTGGCCGGCGACCGAGAATACGGTTCGGGCGCATGATGTTAGGGGGGTATCCGCCTCTTGGGCCTTCTTTAAAGGGGTTCCCTTAGCAGATATCACCAAGGCAGCCTGCTGGAAGTGTCCTAACACCTTCAGCGACCTCTACCTGAAGGATGTCCTCCAGACAGACGGCAGAGCCGGGAGAGAAGTGCTGAAGACGGCCAGTCAAGCTTCCCAGAAACACTAA
- the LOC117301065 gene encoding epidermal retinol dehydrogenase 2-like gives MNECSLYLNFVEISPVHKSSTCAANNIGCMLAWEFALRGANLILVDLDADGCANLADNIRDIGQAVKIYQCDLTKRDEINRVMSDVLRDVGNVDILVNNAGIVSARRLQDCPDVIIQRVMDLNIMASIWMTKAVLPGMQQRNYGHIVNIASLTGFIGIGGLVDLSTSKFASVGFSEALHCELSQMKKDIKVSVVCPSLLDRGMFEGAKSRFPAPLQPEYAISEIMKGILQDQEVIFIPWYMQFTPILKA, from the exons GTGCGGCAAATAATATTGGTTGTATGCTAGCCTGGGAGTTTGCTCTTCGTGGAGCCAATTTAATACTGGTTGATTTGGATGCAGACGGATGTGCAAACCTAGCTGATAACATAAGAGACATTGGCCAGGCTGTGAAAATATACCAGTGTGATTTAACAAAAAGAGATGAGATTAATAG GGTCATGTCCGACGTGTTGCGAGATGTCGGGAATGTCGATATTTTAGTGAACAACGCTGGGATTGTCAGTGCACGGAGACTACAAGATTGTCCAGATGTAATCATTCAACGAGTCATGGATCTTAATATCATGGCTTCAATTTGG ATGACCAAGGCTGTCCTACCAGGAATGCAACAGCGGAACTATGGCCACATCGTCAACATCGCTTCCCTAACCGGCTTCATCGGTATCGGGGGACTCGTTGACTTGAGCACCAGCAAGTTTGCAAGCGTGGGTTTCTCAGAGGCTCTACACTGTGAGCTGTCACAGATGAAGAAGGATATTAAGGTGTCTGTTGTCTGTCCCTCACTGCTGGATCGGGGCATGTTTGAAGGAGCAAAGTCAAG GTTTCCAGCACCGTTGCAACCCGAGTATGCAATAAGTGAGATCATGAAAGGCATTCTCCAAGATCAAGAGGTTATATTTATTCCATGGTACATGCAGTTCACACCAATCTTAAAAGCGTAA
- the LOC117301070 gene encoding nucleoporin NUP42-like codes for MVVCKFFLRGECRFGDRCRFEHTKGGQGGGGGGYQGYGDGGGGRDGGGYGRGGGGYDQRGGGGGGYDQRGGGGGGYNQQNNPFVYINKNSSSYDNRQGRLDDDGRGGGGGGKKRVQFKDSFGTSQNQNQNRFNALGAASGLAESHSDVLDTIKHDVEEWEGSKMWPFSSYKPKTSQGCVPGFEDISPEEIRFIAYTAVKESKFDQHKASFAAMADIYKRQRDQLMSPSQEITSQLTAIFNGGGQMPQSIFGITESPVMAMYNHSTSLGSTSQGFGASGFGTQPSSFGSMSTSTASGTGFGGNAFASATPGSFGSGFGNQQTQNATSTGTGLFGKPAAPSEPTGTGLFGKPATGQTAAAAPFSGSSGIFGSNSATVTDSTGNVGLFGKPAPAGNTASSTNAQPGLFGKNTQGASGGASGGASSGNKVGVYTPLEELTAEEKEQFQANSFTLGKIPTRPPPLELCR; via the exons ATGgttgtttgtaaatttttcCTTCGAGGTGAATGTAGATTTGGTGATCGGTGTCGTTTTGAACACACAAAAGGCGGTCAAG gaggaggaggaggtggTTACCAGGGTTACGGAGACGGTGGAGGAGGTAGAGATGGTGGAGGCTACGGAAGAGGGGGCGGGGGCTATGATCAAAGAGGAGGAGGGGGCGGGGGCTATGATCAAAGAGGGGGAGGTGGAGGTGGTTACAACCAACAAAATAACCCTTTTGtttacatcaacaaaaacaGCAGTTCCTATGACAATAGGCAAGGAAGATTGGACGATGATGGGCGTGGTGGGGGAGGCGGAGGGAAGAAACGCGTCCAGTTTAAAGACTCATTTGGAACGagccagaaccagaaccagaaccgcTTTAACGCTCTGGGTGCCGCCTCGGGATTGGCTGAGAGTCACAGCGATGTTCT AGATACAATCAAGCATGACGTTGAAGAGTGGGAGGGCAGTAAGATGTGGCCATTTTCCAGCTACAAACCCAAAACATCTCAAGGCTGCGTACCAGGGTTTGAGGACATCTCGCCTGAAGAGATCCGGTTCATTGCGTACACTGCAGTGAAGGAGAGTAAATTTGACCAACAT AAAGCATCATTTGCTGCTATGGCTGATATTTACAAGAGGCAGAGAGACCAGCTAATGAGCCCTTCGCAAGAAATCACATCCCAACTG ACGGCTATCTTCAACGGGGGTGGTCAAATGCCACAATCGATCTTTGGGATCACCGAGTCGCCAGTCATGGCTATGTACAATCATAG CACTTCACTCGGGTCAACAAGTCAAGGTTTTGGAGCCAGTGGATTTGGAACCCAACCTTCCAGCTTTGGGTCCATGTCTACATCAACCGCCTCTGGAACAGGTTTTGGTGGCAATGCCTTTGCAAGTGCTACACCTGGGTCCTTCGGTAGCGGCTTCGGAAACCAGCAGACACAAAATGCAACCAGCACAGGTACAGGACTGTTTGGTAAGCCAGCAGCACCGAGTGAACCAACAGGAACAGGACTCTTTGGTAAACCTGCTACTGGACAGACAGCTGCTGCAGCGCCATTCAGTGGCAGCAGTGGGATATTCGGTAGCAACAGTGCGACGGTTACTGACAGCACAGGCAATGTAGGTCTCTTTGGAAAGCCTGCTCCAGCTGGGAACACTGCGTCTTCTACGAACGCCCAACCAGGTTTATTTGGGAAGAACACGCAGGGTGCATCGGGCGGTGCATCGGGAGGAGCATCGTCAGGCAACAAAGTGGGTGTGTACACACCTCTTGAGGAACTCACCGCAGAGGAGAAGGAACAGTTCCAGGCAAACTCTTTTACACTGGGAAAGATCCCAACAAGGCCACCACCCCTGGAATTGTGTAGATGA
- the LOC117300799 gene encoding germinal-center associated nuclear protein-like, which produces MNPNRGSYSQKKKKEAVRRLSQGGPRGGRGRRQANPEDSRSFGRVPRRARRSRDSLEEDGQSSSRGLFSGRTVFATDSPSSGTNLVIQRTVEGLSQGSDSSPDLAKTSQRRIVAAADNSSLSGTTSLFGKSTEAGQGAYSGATFSSRMFSSSQKPSDDSAKHESGHPFRGVSPPKSLFGKPEHVFGRVSPSSNNPFERLTRGVPSTGSMTSGIPETLFKTQEAVPGRESVTRNLFGKALQTADTVQSKSAKPVTTFTDQPSSKVVFRREGPASGSAPLEATAAVQAEQKPPSQTLFGKVNEPSAQREAKRQLSPSRAEAARKRTLTTFDDPFSSSSQGDITDLETFGASKKEPKPKKPVIKRAGLFGKALAEASGMDRDPRSRTRSRSPDRRQGHSPDERKRVDERKRVDERKRLDERKNLDERKRHSPVERKRPSPEKQAEDVRKKHRDENKPARRTSTSSRRYTSPEEVKHLTSIHIKGVPPSVNSKELLRGIFTKFGSVKRVTPNPSKNSATITFENHDAAANAKRKVRVMKRGTDPVSIFWRQTEQGTRLENRQLVDDEPLSSVRRPPTKRDIPRQSLVPFNRKKDANLNPEDGTSIMRQGAGQAKVSSQQKTTLAVPAHLLSKTVGLTAQERYDILENRDKIARQGLKKQSNLASTNAIKGTCPDMCPEKERYMRVVQRRLHPFETLSGISDKVNHETAVKEYSRSSADQEEPLPHDMRPAPVLTMTMNYLMRYIMNNGRDGHWEEWFDFLWSRTRGIRKDITQQDLCNLTAIDLMEKCARFHIFCSHRLCEEDRNTIDPKINNENLTKCMQSLKQFYHDLAGEGTVCPNEAEFRAYDILLNLNDRDILR; this is translated from the exons ATGAACCCCAACAGGGGCTCATACAGCCAGAAAAAG aagaAAGAAGCAGTTCGTCGGCTTTCTCAGGGTGGACCACGGGGAGGAAGGGGGAGACGACAGGCCAATCCTGAGGACTCCAGGTCGTTTGGGCGTGTGCCAA GAAGGGCAAGGCGCTCTCGCGACTCACTGGAAGAAGATGGTCAAAGCTCAAGTAGAGGGCTGTTCAGTGGACGTACAGTCTTCGCTACAGATTCCCCGTCGTCTGGTACTAACCTGGTCATCCAGAGAACAGTAGAGGGCCTCTCACAAGGAAGTGATAGTAGTCCTGATCTGGCGAAAACCTCCCAAAGAAGGATCGTAGCTGCCGCAGACAACTCCAGTCTGAGTGGTACTACTTCCCTGTTTGGGAAATCCACTGAAGCTGGACAAGGTGCTTACTCGGGAGCTACTTTCTCCTCAAGAATGTTTAGCTCATCACAGAAGCCTTCAgatgattctgctaagcatgaaagtGGACACCCGTTCCGGGGTGTCTCTCCTCCGAAGAGTTTGTTTGGAAAACCAGAACATGTCTTCGGGCGTGTCTCCCCATCATCCAACAATCCATTTGAACGTCTGACTCGAGGAGTACCTTCGACAGGTTCCATGACATCGGGGATTCCTGAAACACTTTTTAAGACCCAAGAAGCTGTTCCCGGACGAGAATCAGTGACCAGAAACCTCTTCGGGAAGGCACTCCAGACAGCAGATACTGTTCAATCCAAGTCTGCAAAGCCGGTGACAACCTTCACAGACCAACCTTCATCCAAAGTTGTCTTCAGACGAGAAGGTCCAGCTTCGGGGAGTGCGCCGCTTGAAGCTACTGCAGCGGTTCAGGCAGAACAAAAACCGCCATCACAGACACTTTTCGGAAAGGTAAACGAACCTTCAGCTCAGCGCGAGGCAAAGAGGCAACTCTCTCCTAGTAGAGCAGAAGCCGCCCGCAAACGGACACTCACAACTTTTGATGACCCTTTCTCATCAAGCTCTCAAGGTGACATCACTGATTTGGAGACCTTTGGCGCCTCTAAGAAAGAACCCAAGCCTAAGAAGCCAGTTATCAAAAGAGCTGGGTTATTCGGGAAAGCGCTCGCCGAGGCTAGCGGAATGGATCGTGACCCTCGGTCCAGGACAAGAAGCCGCAGCCCGGATAGGAGACAAGGACACAGTCCCGACGAAAGAAAGCGTGTCGACGAAAGAAAACGTGTCGACGAAAGAAAGCGTCTCGACGAAAGAAAGAATCTCGATGAGAGAAAGCGTCACAGCCCTGTTGAGCGGAAACGACCCAGCCCAGAAAAGCAGGCTGAAGATGTGAGGAAAAAACATCGGGATGAAAATAAACCAG CTCGAAGGACTTCCACATCCTCACGGCGATACACCAGTCCAGAAGAAGTTAAACATTTAACTTCTATTCACATTAAGGGAGTGCCCCCATCGGTCAACTCTAAAGAACTTCTTCGGGGGATTTTCACCAAGTTTGGTTCTGTCAAACGAGTTACACCAAACCCGAGTAAGAATTCTGCCACAATCACGTTCGAGAATCAC GATGCTGCTGCCAATGCAAAGAGGAAAGTTCGCGTAATGAAGCGAGGTACCGATCCTGTCAGCATATTCTGGAGGCAAACTGAGCAGGGCACCAGATTGGAGAACAGACAATTAGTGGATG ACGAACCATTGTCAAGTGTTAGAAGACCACCGACCAAGCGAGATATTCCTAGACAATCACTGGTACCCTTCAATCGCAAAAAGGATGCGAATCTTAACCCGGAAGATGGAACCAGCATCATGCGGCAGGGTGCAGGGCAAGCCAAAGTGAGCAGCCAACAGAAAACAA CCCTGGCTGTACCTGCGCATCTGCTGAGCAAGACAGTGGGACTGACGGCCCAAGAAAGATACGACATCTTGGAGAACAGAGATAAAATAGCCAGACAAG GACTTAAGAAACAATCTAACCTAGCCTCAACCAATGCCATCAAGGGAACCTGCCCAGATATGTGCCCAGAGAAGGAACGTTATATGAGGGTGGTCCAACGCCGGCTACACCCATTTGAAACCTTATCAGGAATATCCGACAAG GTCAACCATGAAACAGCAGTCAAAGAATACAGCAGGTCCTCTGCAGATCAG GAAGAACCCTTGCCCCATGACATGCGCCCTGCCCCAGTTCTCACCATGACTATGAACTACTTGATGCGCTACATCATGAATAACGGACGGGACGGCCATTGGGAGGAATGGTTTGACTTCCTCTGGAGTCGGACGAGAGGAATCCGGAAAGATATTACCCAGCAGGATCTGTGTAACCTGACGGCCATTGATCTCATGGAGAAATGTGCAAG ATTTCATATCTTCTGTTCACATCGTCTTTGCGAGGAGGACCGCAACACAATCGACCCCAAGATCAACAACGAGAATCTCACCAAGTGCATGCAATCCCTGAAGCAGTTCTACCACGACCTGGCAGGCGAGGGAACTGTTTGCCCGAACGAAGCCGAGTTCCGAGCGTACGACATTCTCCTGAATCTGAACGATAGAGACATTCTCAGGTAA